The DNA window GTATGAATACTTCCATAAATCAAGAGAGTTACATATGAAACGCTTTCTATGCATGGTGGTGGCGCTGGTTCTGTTTGCCGCGCCTGCTTTTGCCGGAGAAAACATGGTTTTGGCCGCGGGCGGCGGATACAAGAAAATGGTCAACGCCTTGGCCAAGGTCTACAAGACCGAGACCGGCAACGACGTGCAGCTCGTGTATGGCAACATGGGCCGGGTCACGGCCCAGGCCAAGAACAGCGGCGCCGTGGACATGGTCATCGGGGCCCGGTTCTTTTTTTCGCGCGCCAAGCTGAATTTTGCCCGCACCATGGAATTGGGGAGTGGCCGCCTTGTGCTGGCATGGCCCAAGGATGCGAGCGGCGGCAATGATCCCGCGGCTCTGCTCACGGCCTCTTCGGCCAAGCGCATTGCCCATCCCGATCCTGTCCGGGCCATATATGGCCGGGCCGCGCACCAGTATCTGGAACGTTCCGGGCTGTTGCCGGAGGTGGAAAAACACATCGTGGTGGTGGCCACCGTGCCGCAGGTGTTTTCCTATCTGAGCATCAACGAGGTGGACCTCGGATTCCTGAATCTGACCCATGCCCTGAACGTGCACGATTCGTTGGGCGGGTTCATCGAGGTGCCGCAGCAATATTACGACCCCATCGACATCATTGCCGGGGAGTTGAACAATGCCGCCCATCCCGAGCGGGTCGCGGATTTTTTCCGTTTTCTGAAAACGGACAAGGCCCGCAGCATCATTCAGGAAAACGGACTGTAACCCGTGTCCTGGCAGGCGATCCTGCTTGACGCCTCGACCTGGGGGCCGTTGCTGCTAACTGCCCGGGTCATGGCTGTGGCCGGGGTGCTGTTGCTTGTGGCCGGGGTGCTCATCGCCTATTATCTCACCTGCAGCCGGTCGCGCCTGCGGCCGGTTGTGGATTTTCTGGTTACGTTGCCGCTGGTTTTCCCTCCCATTGCCACGGGGTTCGCCCTGCTGCTCTTTTTCGGCAGGGACGGCCCGGTGGGAAGGCTGACCGGAGCGGAACTGGTCTTCAGCTTTCCGGGCGTGGTGCTGGCCTCGTTCGTGGCCGGGCTGCCGCTCATGGTCAAACCCGTGGAGGCGGCCCTGCGCGGTCATGGTCGCAAGCTGGCCGAGGCCGCATACGTGCTGGGCAAAAGCGAATGGCAGACTTTTTCACAGGTCTTGCTGCCCAACGTGCGCCGCAGCGTGCTGGCCGGCTGGCTGCTGGCGTTGGGACGCTGCCTGGGCGAGGTGGGCATGACCCTCATGCTGGGCGGCAACGTCATCGGCAAGACCAACACGTTGTCTTTGGAGATATACAACGCCGTATTCAGCGGCGAATTCGACCGGGCCATTGTACTGTCCTGCGTCATCGGGGTGGTTTCCCTTGCCCTGTACGCGGCGCTCAGGCGGTTGTCCGCAGTTTGACAGGTAACGGAATACAAGGAGTAGACATGAGCGAGATTCTTGCCGCGGTCCGGGACAGGGCCGTGGAAATATGGAAAAAGGAAGATATTCTGGGACAGAGCGTGCGGGTGGTCACCGGCCCGCTCAGTGTGGAACAGGCCA is part of the Pseudodesulfovibrio senegalensis genome and encodes:
- the modA gene encoding molybdate ABC transporter substrate-binding protein; the protein is MKRFLCMVVALVLFAAPAFAGENMVLAAGGGYKKMVNALAKVYKTETGNDVQLVYGNMGRVTAQAKNSGAVDMVIGARFFFSRAKLNFARTMELGSGRLVLAWPKDASGGNDPAALLTASSAKRIAHPDPVRAIYGRAAHQYLERSGLLPEVEKHIVVVATVPQVFSYLSINEVDLGFLNLTHALNVHDSLGGFIEVPQQYYDPIDIIAGELNNAAHPERVADFFRFLKTDKARSIIQENGL
- a CDS encoding molybdate ABC transporter permease subunit, with amino-acid sequence MSWQAILLDASTWGPLLLTARVMAVAGVLLLVAGVLIAYYLTCSRSRLRPVVDFLVTLPLVFPPIATGFALLLFFGRDGPVGRLTGAELVFSFPGVVLASFVAGLPLMVKPVEAALRGHGRKLAEAAYVLGKSEWQTFSQVLLPNVRRSVLAGWLLALGRCLGEVGMTLMLGGNVIGKTNTLSLEIYNAVFSGEFDRAIVLSCVIGVVSLALYAALRRLSAV